A DNA window from Methanobrevibacter ruminantium contains the following coding sequences:
- a CDS encoding putative RNA uridine N3 methyltransferase has protein sequence MQNNKVSVFIPNSFLAETKDLKLKTSKVGLIGRALALFEVDEVVVYKDLSIPDSEQTEDGDFIAEILKYMDTPQYLRKKAIPIKPELRHVGILPPLRVPHHPVGQAELGDYRQGYTVKRNKKGTFVDIGMDKLAFCKEQLTVNKIFSFKITKFAKEVIVTPDEPDDIYWGFKTLSTNKGLKNSLKLVNPDFVVETTKYADTIDTIFDELKSKVESSNHIAIVFGGPYSSISENVESSKWETIKLNTIPNQGTETVRTEEAVISTLAIFNIL, from the coding sequence ATGCAAAACAATAAAGTATCAGTCTTTATACCGAATTCATTCTTAGCAGAAACTAAAGACTTAAAATTAAAAACATCAAAAGTGGGCTTAATTGGTAGAGCTTTAGCTTTGTTTGAAGTTGATGAAGTCGTTGTTTATAAAGATCTTTCAATTCCGGACAGTGAACAGACAGAGGATGGAGATTTCATAGCTGAAATTCTAAAGTATATGGATACTCCACAATACCTTAGGAAAAAGGCAATCCCTATTAAGCCTGAATTAAGGCATGTTGGTATTTTGCCTCCTTTAAGAGTGCCTCATCATCCTGTTGGTCAAGCTGAATTAGGCGATTACAGACAAGGATACACTGTAAAGAGGAACAAGAAAGGTACCTTTGTAGATATAGGTATGGATAAGTTGGCGTTTTGCAAAGAGCAACTTACTGTGAATAAAATATTTTCATTTAAAATCACTAAGTTTGCTAAAGAGGTAATAGTCACACCTGATGAACCAGATGACATTTACTGGGGATTTAAGACATTATCTACTAATAAAGGTCTTAAAAATAGCTTAAAATTAGTTAATCCCGACTTTGTGGTGGAAACTACAAAGTATGCAGATACAATCGATACTATTTTTGACGAATTGAAATCTAAAGTAGAAAGTTCAAATCATATAGCTATCGTGTTCGGAGGACCATATTCTTCTATTTCAGAAAATGTGGAAAGTTCCAAGTGGGAAACTATAAAGTTAAATACAATTCCAAATCAAGGAACCGAGACCGTAAGAACAGAAGAAGCTGTAATTTCAACTTTAGCTATTTTCAATATACTTTAA
- a CDS encoding 50S ribosomal protein L2 — MGKRLIHQRRGRGTPAHRVASHRFKDKIQYRAYDDLEKEGSLKGKVVEIIHDPARTAPIALVKFENGEKRHILAPETIQVEDDIECGISAPISFGNTLPLAEIPEGTPIYNIENTPGDGGRFVRSSGTYASLITHDATQAVVELPSGELKSFHPQCRASIGVVAGGGRKEKPFLKAGVRWHAYKAKGKKFMTVRGVAMNAVDHPHGGGNRQHPGRPTTISRHAPPGRKVGSIAAKRTGKRR; from the coding sequence ATGGGAAAACGATTAATACACCAACGTAGAGGAAGAGGAACTCCTGCTCACCGTGTTGCTTCTCACAGATTCAAAGATAAAATCCAATACAGAGCATACGATGATTTAGAAAAAGAAGGTAGTTTAAAAGGTAAAGTTGTAGAAATCATTCACGACCCTGCAAGAACTGCTCCTATTGCTTTAGTTAAATTCGAAAATGGTGAAAAAAGACATATTTTAGCTCCTGAAACCATTCAAGTTGAGGATGATATCGAATGCGGTATTTCAGCACCAATCAGTTTCGGTAACACTTTACCATTAGCTGAAATCCCTGAAGGTACTCCAATTTACAATATTGAAAACACTCCAGGAGACGGAGGTCGTTTCGTAAGATCTTCTGGAACTTATGCTTCTTTAATTACCCATGATGCAACTCAAGCTGTTGTAGAATTACCATCTGGTGAATTAAAATCTTTCCATCCTCAATGCCGTGCAAGTATCGGTGTTGTAGCGGGTGGAGGAAGAAAAGAAAAACCTTTCTTGAAAGCAGGTGTCAGATGGCATGCTTATAAAGCTAAAGGTAAGAAGTTTATGACTGTTAGAGGAGTAGCAATGAACGCTGTTGACCACCCTCACGGAGGAGGTAACAGACAACACCCAGGTCGTCCTACTACTATTTCAAGACACGCACCACCTGGAAGAAAAGTTGGTTCAATTGCAGCTAAACGTACTGGAAAAAGAAGATAA
- a CDS encoding biotin--[acetyl-CoA-carboxylase] ligase, giving the protein MKKEMIKLLLSHNVISEEEAKRLDLINDEAIEESIKELGFGKTEHITKEKICENLETEEIAKEILCFRKVFSTNSIAKFLANHDAKEGTVLISEIQTNARGRLGKKWEAPEGGVWMSLILRPQVPPARIGLITLATGVAIAKSIRSLGVDARIKWPNDVLIHGKKISGVLTEVNATFNEIDWIVVGIGIDSNLKLEAFSEDIRIGTTTLTEELPSKVDANELIAVFLNEFEKVYQLYKDGEIETILKDWRDLADTIGKYVNITQTGGKITQGYVVGINNEGSLIIERQDGTLEKIVSGELRTVE; this is encoded by the coding sequence ATGAAAAAAGAAATGATAAAGCTTTTACTAAGCCATAATGTAATTTCAGAAGAGGAAGCTAAACGTTTAGACTTAATAAATGATGAGGCTATTGAAGAATCCATCAAGGAATTAGGATTCGGAAAAACTGAACACATTACAAAAGAGAAAATTTGCGAAAACCTTGAAACTGAAGAAATCGCTAAGGAAATCCTTTGTTTCAGAAAAGTGTTTTCCACTAATTCAATAGCTAAATTTTTAGCGAATCACGATGCTAAAGAAGGTACCGTATTGATTTCTGAAATTCAGACTAACGCAAGAGGAAGATTAGGAAAGAAATGGGAAGCTCCTGAAGGTGGAGTATGGATGTCCCTTATCTTAAGACCTCAAGTACCTCCTGCAAGAATTGGTTTAATCACCTTAGCAACCGGGGTAGCAATAGCTAAATCTATCAGATCTTTAGGTGTTGATGCTAGAATCAAATGGCCTAATGATGTCTTGATTCACGGCAAAAAGATATCTGGAGTATTAACTGAAGTCAATGCAACTTTCAATGAAATCGACTGGATTGTTGTAGGTATTGGAATTGACAGCAACCTCAAATTAGAGGCCTTCTCTGAAGACATCAGAATAGGTACAACCACTCTAACTGAAGAATTGCCTTCTAAAGTCGATGCAAATGAACTTATTGCAGTTTTCCTAAATGAATTTGAAAAGGTTTACCAATTATACAAAGATGGTGAAATTGAAACCATTCTTAAGGATTGGAGAGATCTTGCAGATACCATTGGAAAATACGTAAACATTACCCAAACCGGTGGAAAGATTACCCAAGGTTATGTTGTTGGAATCAACAACGAAGGTAGTTTAATCATTGAAAGACAAGACGGCACATTAGAGAAAATCGTCTCAGGTGAACTTAGAACCGTTGAATAA
- a CDS encoding FumA C-terminus/TtdB family hydratase beta subunit — MIELKTPITDDDINKLKAGDVIAISGQILTARDQAHKRILEEGAPIDIEGAVLFHAGPIIQEEENIDDSEPKYKMVAVGPTTSMRMNPYEADVLDMGAKIIIGKGGMDDSVREALKRNNAVYVVATGGCAALYVDKVNEIKGVNWLDLGMPEAIWDLDVDSFGPLIVAMDSEGNSLYD, encoded by the coding sequence ATGATAGAATTAAAAACCCCGATTACTGATGATGATATTAACAAATTAAAAGCTGGAGATGTAATTGCAATCTCCGGGCAAATATTGACTGCAAGAGATCAAGCTCATAAAAGAATATTGGAAGAAGGAGCTCCAATTGATATTGAAGGAGCAGTTTTGTTCCATGCAGGACCTATTATTCAGGAAGAAGAAAACATAGATGATTCAGAACCAAAATATAAGATGGTTGCTGTAGGTCCAACAACTTCCATGAGAATGAATCCGTATGAAGCGGATGTATTGGATATGGGCGCAAAGATCATCATTGGTAAAGGTGGAATGGATGATTCTGTCAGAGAAGCCCTAAAGAGAAACAATGCAGTTTATGTTGTAGCCACTGGTGGTTGTGCAGCATTGTATGTTGATAAGGTCAATGAAATAAAAGGAGTAAATTGGCTAGATCTCGGTATGCCTGAAGCCATTTGGGATTTGGATGTGGATTCATTTGGCCCATTGATTGTAGCTATGGACAGTGAAGGAAACAGTCTTTATGATTAA
- the rpl3p gene encoding 50S ribosomal protein L3, with protein sequence MVRHHQPRKGSVAFSPRKRVAKETPRIKAWPSNEEPKLLGLAGYKAGMTHAMVVDNDKNSPSHGMTVFTPVTVLEVPPLVIMGIRSYEKTAHGLKAITEVIADNLDEELSRKITLPKDYDKSEAIAKIQDALDKTEDVRVLVHTNPKMASVPKKKPEIFECALGGSSAEEKLNYALNLLGEEVRASDIFNEGQYVDAIATTKGKGVQGVVKRWNIRIQYGKAMRSGKGRHVGSIGPWSPERTMWTVAQAGQMGYHKRTEFNKKVLKIGDVSEVDAVNPDGGFIRYGLVKNDYVLVKGSVPGPTKRLVILRQAIRPKKADEAAPQIEFISTASKQGV encoded by the coding sequence ATGGTAAGACATCACCAACCAAGAAAAGGTTCTGTGGCATTTAGTCCTCGTAAAAGAGTAGCTAAAGAAACTCCAAGAATCAAAGCTTGGCCAAGTAATGAAGAACCAAAACTTTTAGGTCTTGCAGGTTACAAAGCAGGTATGACTCATGCTATGGTTGTAGACAATGATAAAAACTCTCCATCCCACGGTATGACTGTTTTCACTCCTGTAACTGTTTTGGAAGTACCACCCCTTGTAATCATGGGGATAAGATCATACGAAAAAACTGCTCATGGACTTAAAGCTATCACCGAAGTTATTGCAGATAATTTGGATGAAGAGCTCTCTAGGAAAATTACCCTTCCTAAAGACTATGATAAATCTGAGGCTATTGCAAAAATACAAGACGCTTTAGACAAAACTGAAGATGTTAGAGTTTTAGTGCACACTAACCCTAAGATGGCTAGCGTACCTAAGAAAAAACCTGAAATCTTTGAATGTGCATTAGGTGGAAGTTCCGCTGAAGAAAAATTAAACTATGCACTTAACTTATTAGGTGAAGAAGTCAGAGCAAGCGATATCTTTAATGAAGGACAATATGTAGACGCTATTGCAACCACCAAAGGAAAAGGAGTCCAAGGGGTTGTAAAAAGATGGAATATTAGAATTCAATACGGTAAAGCTATGAGAAGTGGAAAAGGAAGACACGTAGGTTCCATTGGTCCTTGGTCTCCTGAAAGAACTATGTGGACTGTTGCACAAGCAGGTCAAATGGGATACCACAAAAGAACTGAATTTAATAAGAAAGTCTTAAAAATCGGAGATGTATCCGAAGTGGATGCAGTTAACCCTGATGGTGGATTTATTAGATACGGTTTAGTCAAAAACGACTATGTATTAGTTAAAGGTTCAGTCCCTGGCCCTACTAAAAGATTAGTAATTCTTAGACAAGCTATCAGACCTAAGAAAGCTGATGAAGCAGCTCCTCAAATTGAATTTATTAGTACTGCTTCCAAGCAAGGTGTATAG
- a CDS encoding acetyl-CoA carboxylase biotin carboxylase subunit: MFEKVLIANRGEIAIRVMRACRELDMKSVAVYSDADKTSLYTNYADESVPLGNPSPSQSYLNIEKIINAAIETGADAIHPGYGFLAENPELGRQCEKNGIKLIGPKGEHIEKMGDKITSKQLMKDAGVPVIEGTPDGITDVEEAKEIAEAIGYPVIIKASAGGGGIGMRAVYEEDELVRALEATQSVALKNFGDATVFIEKYLEKPRHIEFQVLADEHGNTIHVGDRECSIQRRHQKLLEEAPSPIMTEELRERMGESAVKAAESIGYNSAGTVEFLYENGEYYFLEMNTRIQVEHPITEIVTNTDLIKEQIKIACGEELEYEQKDIHISGHAIECRINAENPLADFAPNPGKITGYRSPGGPGVRLDSGVYMNYTIPTFYDSMISKLVTSGRTRNDAANRMKRALSEYIILGVKTTIPFHKAILRNESFLAGDLHTHFVDEHKKWIDAEMEKVIAEDLERVNRMKSTFMPGKKIAAISGAVGTYFNAAQAQQLKKQK, from the coding sequence ATGTTTGAAAAAGTACTTATTGCAAATAGAGGAGAAATTGCTATACGTGTTATGAGAGCATGTCGTGAATTGGACATGAAAAGTGTAGCAGTATACTCAGATGCTGATAAAACTTCTCTTTATACTAATTATGCAGATGAAAGCGTTCCTTTAGGAAACCCTTCTCCAAGCCAGTCTTATTTAAACATTGAAAAGATCATTAATGCTGCAATTGAAACTGGAGCAGATGCAATTCACCCAGGATACGGATTCTTAGCTGAAAATCCTGAACTTGGAAGACAATGTGAAAAGAATGGAATCAAACTTATTGGTCCTAAAGGAGAGCATATTGAAAAAATGGGAGATAAGATCACTTCCAAACAATTAATGAAAGATGCAGGTGTCCCTGTTATTGAAGGTACTCCTGATGGAATCACTGATGTTGAAGAGGCAAAGGAAATTGCAGAAGCAATCGGATACCCTGTAATCATCAAGGCATCAGCTGGTGGTGGAGGAATCGGTATGCGTGCAGTTTATGAAGAGGACGAACTTGTACGTGCACTTGAAGCAACCCAATCAGTAGCTTTGAAAAACTTTGGAGATGCAACCGTATTCATTGAAAAATACCTTGAGAAACCAAGACACATTGAGTTCCAGGTTTTAGCTGACGAACATGGAAACACAATCCATGTAGGAGATAGGGAATGTTCCATCCAAAGAAGACATCAAAAGCTATTGGAAGAGGCACCTTCCCCAATCATGACTGAAGAGTTAAGAGAAAGAATGGGTGAAAGTGCAGTTAAAGCCGCTGAATCCATTGGATACAACAGTGCAGGAACTGTAGAATTCTTGTATGAAAATGGAGAATACTACTTCCTTGAAATGAACACACGTATTCAAGTGGAACACCCAATCACTGAAATTGTAACTAATACTGATTTAATCAAAGAGCAAATTAAAATCGCTTGCGGTGAGGAATTGGAATACGAGCAAAAGGACATTCATATAAGCGGACATGCTATCGAATGCCGTATCAATGCTGAAAACCCACTTGCTGACTTTGCACCAAACCCTGGTAAGATTACCGGTTACAGATCACCTGGTGGACCTGGTGTACGTTTAGACAGTGGAGTGTACATGAATTATACCATTCCAACTTTCTATGACTCAATGATTTCAAAATTGGTCACAAGTGGCCGTACAAGAAATGACGCAGCAAATAGAATGAAAAGAGCATTAAGCGAATACATTATCTTAGGTGTAAAAACCACTATTCCATTCCATAAGGCAATACTCAGAAATGAGTCATTCCTTGCAGGTGACTTGCACACCCACTTTGTAGATGAGCATAAGAAATGGATTGATGCTGAAATGGAAAAAGTAATTGCAGAAGATTTGGAAAGGGTAAATCGTATGAAATCCACATTTATGCCTGGAAAGAAAATAGCTGCAATCTCTGGAGCAGTTGGAACTTACTTCAATGCTGCTCAAGCACAACAGCTTAAAAAACAAAAATAA
- a CDS encoding DUF2070 family protein translates to MSSMSNVAGLSKWIRTLPNAKSSVLMIIILSFIIGVLLFLLQPVSVGNGLEDFFYGGAFGFVVFGLPAIITGSTDQLWVESLNGINLKAKHSMFLALVSMSIAGIVGILGTAVGLIFNMDLFFNSILFGCVIAFGFNILVILATTRIKLFNSFIIAIIQPLLMIGMLIITSFLNNIDYIFSLGYITTIFKVLIASVIFLIAIYAFISVVESPMKKNLGFGAMEILSYFILHMNEGTNTIEQLFDNAGEAIDTLVGVASFRRLDGSIKALFLSPCVHPGPLGDIGGSNMPTILANSFDAFTMVAHGPSTHDFNPVSSDEIVKIEDAVRKALDDMEYSPKASEFIRYSYKKANVGVQFFKNGTIMLSTFAPSGSDDIEYAVGLAAMIESQKELGTENNILVDCHNSFNEEKGGVLPGNPELFQLIDTIKLIEPLDLEHDIKVGCYYTDLGGFDKHQGIGESGLKTMVIEVNGQRTAYVLFDSNNMELGYRETIFNAVEDLDIDEIEVMTTDTHTVNTLSAGYNPVGTVEKEKIIEFVKISINEAIKDLEPVEAGTNTERILNLKTFGPNNSTELISTISSIVAVSKIIAPLTFIVAIIFVIIWIFVL, encoded by the coding sequence ATGTCCAGTATGAGTAATGTAGCAGGATTATCAAAATGGATTAGAACATTGCCTAATGCCAAAAGTTCAGTGCTAATGATAATTATACTAAGTTTTATTATAGGAGTTCTCCTATTTTTATTACAGCCAGTTAGTGTAGGAAACGGATTAGAAGATTTCTTCTACGGAGGGGCATTCGGTTTTGTTGTATTCGGATTGCCTGCAATCATAACCGGTTCCACTGATCAATTATGGGTAGAATCACTTAATGGAATCAACCTTAAGGCAAAGCACTCCATGTTTTTAGCATTGGTATCAATGTCCATTGCAGGAATTGTAGGTATCCTTGGAACAGCAGTGGGACTTATCTTCAATATGGATTTATTCTTCAACTCCATCCTATTCGGTTGTGTTATTGCATTTGGTTTCAATATCCTTGTTATATTGGCTACCACTAGAATAAAGCTCTTCAATTCATTTATCATTGCAATTATCCAACCATTGCTTATGATTGGAATGCTCATTATCACAAGCTTCCTGAATAATATTGATTACATATTCTCACTAGGATATATAACTACAATATTTAAAGTGCTTATAGCAAGTGTAATCTTCCTGATTGCAATTTATGCATTCATCAGTGTTGTAGAGTCTCCTATGAAAAAGAATTTAGGATTTGGAGCAATGGAAATCCTAAGTTATTTCATCTTGCACATGAATGAAGGGACAAATACAATTGAACAATTGTTTGACAATGCTGGAGAAGCTATTGATACTCTTGTAGGTGTTGCAAGCTTTAGAAGGCTTGATGGAAGCATTAAAGCATTGTTTTTAAGTCCTTGCGTTCACCCAGGGCCTCTTGGAGACATTGGAGGATCCAATATGCCAACAATATTGGCAAACAGCTTTGATGCATTTACCATGGTTGCACATGGCCCATCAACTCACGACTTCAACCCTGTATCAAGTGATGAGATTGTTAAGATAGAAGATGCTGTAAGAAAAGCTTTAGACGATATGGAATACTCTCCAAAGGCAAGTGAATTTATCAGATATTCATATAAAAAGGCAAATGTCGGAGTTCAATTCTTCAAGAATGGAACAATTATGCTTTCTACATTTGCTCCATCCGGAAGTGATGACATAGAATATGCTGTAGGGCTTGCAGCAATGATAGAAAGCCAGAAGGAATTAGGAACTGAAAACAATATCCTAGTTGACTGCCACAATTCATTCAACGAGGAAAAAGGAGGAGTTCTTCCTGGAAACCCTGAATTGTTCCAATTAATCGATACAATCAAATTAATCGAACCGTTAGACTTGGAACATGACATTAAAGTCGGATGCTACTATACAGACCTCGGTGGATTCGATAAGCATCAAGGAATTGGTGAAAGCGGTTTGAAAACCATGGTCATTGAAGTTAATGGACAAAGAACTGCTTATGTATTATTCGATTCAAACAATATGGAATTAGGATACAGAGAAACCATTTTCAATGCAGTTGAAGACCTGGATATTGATGAGATTGAAGTTATGACCACAGACACACATACTGTAAATACATTATCTGCAGGTTACAATCCAGTTGGAACCGTAGAGAAGGAAAAGATCATAGAGTTTGTGAAAATTTCAATCAATGAGGCAATTAAAGATTTGGAGCCTGTAGAAGCTGGAACAAATACTGAAAGAATCCTAAACCTTAAAACATTCGGTCCAAATAATTCCACTGAACTTATTTCCACCATCAGTTCCATCGTAGCGGTAAGTAAGATCATTGCTCCATTGACATTTATTGTAGCGATTATCTTTGTAATCATTTGGATATTCGTATTATAA
- a CDS encoding METTL5 family protein, which translates to MKISKKKHLEMILENVPNHPNPKVGLEQYSTPATIAADLVWNAYGLGDIDNMSVLDLGCGTGIFASASLLMGASYSLGVDIDDESIALAKITQNNISEQYDVDVSNTNFIVGDINSFNSISDLLNESNLSKIDNGESLLNRFDTLIQNPPFGSQEKGKRHADRKFMEFAVGSADVIYSFHMKNTEEFVIDYYRDLGAEVTHKLVYKFPIPKIYDFHNEESRDVKVIVLRVENFES; encoded by the coding sequence ATGAAAATTTCAAAAAAGAAACATCTTGAAATGATTTTGGAAAATGTTCCGAATCATCCAAATCCAAAAGTTGGACTTGAACAGTATTCCACTCCTGCAACAATTGCTGCAGATTTAGTGTGGAATGCATATGGTTTAGGTGACATAGACAACATGAGTGTTTTGGATCTTGGATGTGGAACTGGAATCTTTGCAAGTGCATCTTTACTTATGGGTGCAAGCTATTCATTAGGTGTTGACATTGACGATGAATCAATAGCTTTAGCAAAAATCACTCAAAATAACATATCTGAACAATATGATGTAGATGTCAGTAATACAAATTTCATAGTTGGAGACATTAATTCATTTAATTCAATAAGTGATTTATTAAATGAAAGCAATCTTAGCAAAATTGATAATGGTGAAAGTTTATTAAATAGATTTGACACTTTGATTCAAAACCCACCTTTTGGATCTCAAGAGAAGGGAAAAAGGCATGCTGATAGAAAATTTATGGAATTTGCAGTTGGCAGTGCTGATGTCATTTACTCATTTCATATGAAGAATACTGAAGAGTTTGTAATTGATTACTATAGGGATCTTGGTGCAGAAGTCACTCACAAATTGGTATATAAGTTTCCAATTCCAAAAATCTATGATTTTCATAATGAAGAGTCTCGGGATGTAAAAGTTATTGTTTTAAGGGTTGAGAATTTTGAGTCTTAA
- a CDS encoding TIGR03576 family pyridoxal phosphate-dependent enzyme — protein MIVNNSLDEVRKRESALKIIKEIINDNGRDSLYDVTGLSGGFIASDDELDLLETYVGPAIFEDELQIVGKEHLGGEKVLAVNRTSSGILASVLALVEKGSHVSHFLAEFPAHPSIPRSCAIVGASYDEFIDIDEFTIPDNTSLVVVTGSTMDHKVIDEELFRKVIDMAHEMDIPVLVDDASGARLRTAVFNQAKATEIGADLVVTSTDKLMPGPRGGLMAGRKDLIDVIKVKANQFGLEAQPPLILAMVNGIKNYTEENLVKAISRKEEFYDLLSEKYEMFEKTPTGVMVSEDSLKNQLERLNVETELSQKDCCFLWAMILLKDFGIITIPAVGMPGASATIRIDLSTQDVIDMDLNQLYEQIDNSFDRFLDLSQDVEKSKELIFY, from the coding sequence ATGATTGTCAATAATTCATTGGATGAAGTAAGGAAAAGAGAATCTGCATTGAAAATCATTAAGGAAATCATTAACGATAATGGAAGGGATTCCTTATATGATGTAACTGGACTTTCTGGAGGATTTATAGCAAGTGATGATGAATTGGATCTTCTGGAAACTTATGTAGGTCCCGCTATTTTTGAGGACGAGCTCCAAATTGTGGGAAAAGAGCATCTTGGAGGAGAAAAGGTCTTGGCAGTTAACAGGACAAGTTCCGGAATCTTGGCAAGTGTTTTGGCATTGGTTGAAAAAGGTTCTCATGTCAGTCATTTCTTAGCAGAATTTCCAGCTCACCCATCCATTCCAAGGTCTTGTGCGATTGTAGGTGCAAGCTATGATGAGTTCATTGACATTGATGAGTTCACTATTCCTGATAACACTTCATTGGTTGTTGTGACCGGCTCAACAATGGATCACAAGGTCATTGATGAGGAACTCTTTAGGAAGGTCATTGATATGGCTCATGAAATGGACATTCCTGTGCTTGTTGATGACGCTTCAGGTGCAAGGCTTAGAACTGCTGTTTTCAATCAAGCGAAGGCAACTGAGATTGGAGCTGATTTGGTTGTTACAAGTACAGATAAGTTAATGCCTGGGCCTAGAGGAGGATTGATGGCAGGAAGAAAAGACTTGATTGATGTAATAAAGGTTAAGGCTAATCAATTCGGTCTTGAAGCTCAGCCTCCATTGATTTTAGCAATGGTGAATGGAATCAAGAATTACACTGAAGAGAACTTGGTTAAAGCAATTTCCAGAAAAGAAGAGTTCTATGATTTATTAAGTGAAAAGTACGAAATGTTTGAAAAGACACCAACTGGTGTTATGGTAAGTGAAGATTCCTTAAAAAATCAATTGGAAAGGTTAAATGTTGAAACAGAGCTTTCACAAAAGGATTGCTGTTTTTTATGGGCTATGATTTTATTAAAGGACTTTGGAATCATTACAATACCTGCAGTTGGAATGCCTGGAGCTTCTGCTACAATCCGTATTGATTTGTCTACACAGGATGTGATTGATATGGATTTAAATCAATTGTATGAACAAATAGATAATTCCTTTGATAGATTCTTGGATTTGTCTCAAGATGTTGAAAAATCAAAAGAATTGATTTTCTATTAA
- a CDS encoding 50S ribosomal protein L23, whose translation MDPYKIIVKPHVTEKTMNLIDQNNELAFVVRRTSTKAQIKKAFEQLYDQEVARVNTHITPKGVKLAYVKLTEEGEAEDVAVKMGVF comes from the coding sequence ATGGATCCTTATAAAATTATTGTTAAACCTCATGTAACTGAGAAAACTATGAATTTAATTGATCAAAACAACGAACTTGCTTTTGTTGTTAGAAGAACATCTACAAAAGCTCAAATCAAAAAGGCTTTTGAACAGCTATACGACCAGGAAGTAGCAAGAGTAAACACTCACATCACTCCAAAAGGTGTAAAATTAGCTTATGTCAAACTCACTGAAGAAGGCGAAGCTGAAGATGTAGCTGTTAAAATGGGAGTATTCTAA
- the rpl4p gene encoding 50S ribosomal protein L4, producing the protein MKVNVYSIQGEVKEEIELPAIFSEEYRPDLIKRAVLSAQSARIQPWGNDPMAGKRTSAESWGSGRGAAMVPRIKSGARAAFVPQAKGGRKAHPVRAEKNHHEKVNNKERRFAIRSAVAATTNEELVAGRGHKIENLEQVPIIVEDDLETVKTASETREIFKALGVYDDIIKAKNSKHIRAGRGKTRGRKYKSSKGPLVVVAEDKGIGLGARNHAGVEVVTAENLNAELLAPGTHAGRLTVYTKSAVEKLGGLFQ; encoded by the coding sequence ATGAAAGTTAATGTTTATTCAATTCAAGGGGAAGTAAAAGAAGAAATCGAACTTCCTGCTATTTTTAGTGAAGAATACAGGCCTGACCTTATTAAAAGAGCAGTTCTTTCTGCTCAATCTGCTAGAATTCAACCTTGGGGTAATGACCCTATGGCAGGTAAAAGAACTTCTGCAGAATCCTGGGGATCCGGTAGAGGTGCAGCTATGGTACCTAGAATCAAAAGCGGTGCTAGAGCAGCATTCGTTCCACAAGCTAAAGGTGGAAGAAAAGCTCACCCAGTAAGAGCTGAAAAGAATCATCACGAAAAAGTAAACAATAAGGAAAGAAGATTCGCAATCAGATCTGCTGTTGCAGCTACCACTAATGAGGAATTAGTTGCTGGCAGAGGTCACAAGATTGAAAATCTCGAACAAGTTCCTATTATTGTTGAAGATGATTTGGAAACTGTTAAGACTGCTAGTGAAACTCGTGAAATCTTCAAAGCATTAGGAGTTTACGATGATATCATTAAAGCTAAAAACAGCAAACATATAAGAGCAGGTAGAGGAAAAACAAGAGGACGTAAATACAAATCCAGCAAAGGACCTCTAGTGGTTGTAGCTGAAGACAAAGGCATTGGCTTAGGTGCAAGAAACCACGCTGGTGTGGAAGTCGTTACAGCAGAAAACTTAAATGCTGAATTATTAGCACCTGGTACTCATGCTGGTAGGTTAACTGTTTATACTAAGTCCGCTGTTGAAAAATTAGGAGGATTATTCCAATAG